One window from the genome of Pseudonocardia hierapolitana encodes:
- a CDS encoding APH(3'') family aminoglycoside O-phosphotransferase, translated as MITVGETGGVPEWIPVSTGESDADVFRRDDGALVAKWVAPYGVDDLLAERRRIEWLAGTGIPGPSVVDWSTTPDGGAGLVMTAVPGVPASELDSGMLLRAWPSLVGMLRRLHELPVADCPFERRLETMFRRAEDVVRRDAVNPEFLAEDQQGRPFTGLLADLRAELDERLAQEPGDLVVCHGDACLPNFMVDPDTLTCTGLIDLGRLGTADRHADLSLLQANARETWEPDDEPRADRLLADLYGPTRIDPARMGFYLHLDPLTWS; from the coding sequence TTGATCACCGTAGGGGAGACTGGCGGGGTGCCCGAGTGGATTCCCGTCTCGACCGGCGAGTCCGACGCCGACGTGTTCCGCCGCGACGACGGCGCGCTCGTCGCGAAGTGGGTGGCCCCGTACGGCGTCGACGATCTGCTCGCCGAGCGCAGGCGCATCGAGTGGCTGGCCGGAACCGGCATCCCGGGCCCGTCCGTCGTGGACTGGTCCACGACGCCGGATGGTGGCGCCGGCCTGGTGATGACGGCGGTCCCGGGCGTGCCGGCGAGCGAGCTGGACTCGGGCATGCTGCTGCGGGCCTGGCCGTCACTGGTCGGGATGCTCCGTCGGCTGCACGAGCTCCCGGTGGCGGACTGCCCGTTCGAGCGCAGGCTCGAGACGATGTTCCGCCGTGCCGAGGACGTGGTCCGGCGCGATGCCGTGAACCCCGAGTTCCTCGCCGAGGACCAGCAAGGCAGGCCGTTCACCGGACTGCTGGCCGACCTGCGCGCGGAGCTCGACGAGCGGCTGGCTCAGGAGCCCGGTGACCTGGTGGTCTGCCACGGCGACGCGTGCCTGCCGAACTTCATGGTCGACCCGGACACGCTGACCTGCACCGGCCTCATCGACCTCGGCCGCCTCGGAACGGCCGACCGCCACGCCGACCTGTCCCTCCTGCAGGCCAACGCGAGGGAGACCTGGGAGCCCGACGACGAGCCACGAGCGGATCGGCTGCTGGCCGACCTCTACGGCCCGACCCGCATCGACCCCGCCCGCATGGGGTTCTACCTCCACCTCGACCCGCTGACCTGGTCCTGA
- a CDS encoding dihydrofolate reductase family protein produces MTKYVVASQPVDTTAWDPTVVVAGPDLLDEVSRLKQAEGGDILTWGTGRLTDALAAAGLLDEYRVCTSPVIKGGGEPLFRPASAGTVELLDTKVFATGAVVHAYGLTSAS; encoded by the coding sequence ATCACCAAATACGTCGTCGCCTCCCAACCGGTCGATACCACGGCGTGGGATCCGACCGTGGTCGTCGCCGGCCCCGACCTGCTCGACGAGGTCAGCCGGCTGAAGCAGGCCGAAGGCGGCGACATCCTCACCTGGGGCACCGGCCGGCTGACCGACGCCCTCGCCGCGGCCGGCCTGCTCGACGAGTACCGGGTCTGCACCTCCCCCGTCATCAAGGGAGGCGGCGAGCCCCTGTTCCGCCCCGCCAGCGCCGGCACCGTCGAACTCCTCGACACCAAGGTCTTCGCCACCGGCGCCGTCGTCCACGCCTACGGCCTCACCTCAGCCTCCTGA
- a CDS encoding dihydrofolate reductase family protein — MRKIISFTHATLDGYIDDPHEWSFQYSDEELQGYALKMTLAADALLLGRITYDGMAQA; from the coding sequence GTGCGCAAGATCATCAGCTTTACCCACGCCACCCTCGACGGCTATATCGACGACCCGCACGAGTGGTCGTTCCAGTACTCCGACGAGGAGTTGCAGGGCTACGCACTCAAGATGACGCTCGCCGCCGACGCTCTGCTGCTCGGCCGCATCACCTACGACGGCATGGCACAAGCGTGA